In Haloterrigena turkmenica DSM 5511, a single genomic region encodes these proteins:
- a CDS encoding 2-oxo acid dehydrogenase subunit E2, translating to MPPTDTESDGSDERETETNGDGGAESDDETANADETDRTVREERSLSPMRRTIANRLQDSYRNAVHVTASREVDAEALFRATETATDRLEADVSLIDPVLCALSATLEEHPAFNATFEDETHRLYEEHNVGVAVDVEAGLVTPVMRDIGSKSLGEIAAERRRLTETVRSGEYTMRDFRGGTFTVTNLGVLGVDSFTPVINPPEVAILGIGRVRERPRRSGDGLEFRRELTYDLSFDHRVVDGADAARFLETLAEYTESAERFGPDG from the coding sequence ATGCCACCGACCGATACAGAATCCGACGGGAGCGACGAACGGGAGACCGAGACGAACGGCGACGGCGGAGCGGAGAGCGACGACGAGACCGCGAACGCCGACGAAACGGACCGAACCGTCCGCGAGGAGCGATCGCTCTCCCCGATGCGGCGGACGATCGCGAACCGCCTGCAGGACAGCTATCGGAACGCCGTCCACGTGACCGCCAGCCGGGAGGTCGACGCCGAGGCGCTGTTCCGTGCGACCGAGACCGCGACCGACCGCCTCGAGGCGGACGTCTCGCTGATCGATCCCGTGCTCTGTGCGCTCTCGGCGACGCTCGAGGAGCATCCGGCGTTCAACGCGACGTTCGAGGACGAGACCCACCGGCTGTACGAGGAGCACAACGTCGGCGTCGCGGTCGATGTCGAGGCGGGACTGGTGACGCCGGTCATGCGCGATATCGGCTCGAAATCCCTCGGCGAGATCGCGGCCGAACGGCGCCGGCTGACCGAGACCGTCCGGTCCGGCGAGTACACGATGCGAGACTTCCGCGGCGGGACGTTCACCGTCACGAACCTCGGCGTCCTCGGCGTCGACTCGTTCACGCCGGTCATCAACCCGCCGGAGGTCGCGATCCTCGGGATCGGCCGGGTGCGAGAGCGCCCGCGACGGAGCGGCGACGGACTCGAGTTCCGTCGCGAGTTGACCTACGACCTCAGCTTCGACCACCGGGTCGTTGACGGCGCGGACGCGGCCCGGTTCCTCGAGACGCTCGCGGAGTACACCGAAAGCGCCGAGCGGTTCGGTCCCGACGGCTGA
- a CDS encoding enoyl-CoA hydratase/isomerase family protein → MALGEAVHLEIEADGPATITLDQPDRRNALSAEISAGISEALDEIEDSDARCVLVQGSGGSFSAGGDIERMVEGIENDVPADERVRRLERSTNALIGRVVEFPIPTIALVDGPAVGAGANLAIACDVQLASENAVFGFVFRQVGLSVDAGTSYLLPRIVGENVAKELVLTGDIIDADRAEEIGLVNHVYGAEEFDERVDEFVEKVVSGPPIALRHANRLVGEGLDKSLEQALTDEATAQGIVFDTADHAEGVEAFFEDRDPEYEGR, encoded by the coding sequence ATGGCGCTGGGCGAGGCGGTCCACCTCGAGATCGAGGCCGACGGTCCCGCGACGATCACGCTCGATCAGCCGGATCGACGCAACGCCCTCTCCGCGGAGATCAGCGCCGGGATTTCGGAAGCCCTCGACGAGATCGAGGACAGCGACGCCCGCTGCGTGCTCGTCCAGGGCTCGGGCGGGTCGTTCTCGGCCGGCGGCGACATCGAACGGATGGTCGAGGGCATCGAGAACGACGTCCCCGCCGACGAACGGGTGCGTCGACTCGAGCGCTCGACGAACGCGCTCATCGGGCGAGTGGTGGAGTTCCCGATCCCGACGATCGCGCTGGTCGACGGCCCCGCCGTCGGCGCCGGTGCGAACCTCGCGATCGCCTGCGACGTGCAACTGGCCAGCGAAAACGCCGTTTTCGGCTTCGTCTTCCGGCAAGTGGGACTGAGCGTCGACGCCGGCACGTCCTACCTGCTGCCCCGTATCGTCGGTGAGAACGTCGCTAAGGAACTCGTGTTGACCGGCGACATCATCGACGCCGACCGCGCCGAAGAAATCGGCCTCGTCAATCACGTCTACGGCGCCGAGGAGTTCGACGAGCGGGTCGACGAGTTCGTCGAGAAGGTCGTCTCCGGGCCGCCGATCGCGCTGCGACACGCGAATCGGCTGGTCGGTGAAGGGCTGGACAAATCGCTCGAGCAGGCCCTGACCGACGAGGCGACGGCCCAGGGGATCGTCTTCGACACCGCGGATCACGCCGAGGGGGTCGAAGCCTTCTTCGAGGACCGCGATCCGGAGTACGAGGGCCGGTAA
- a CDS encoding DUF6159 family protein has protein sequence MRERYRNGLAVIDASLDVFRARPRLAVLPLLSLATVGTAYAAVGLAFLHYGLLEAVLENEFVKYGALFAALAISSGVGVFFNAAVVHCATRQFDGEETSVRDGLAAAWDARREIAKWGLVSATIGTALYIAEDNVPGVGSLIQSILNLGWSLLTFFVVPVIVTDRTGSLRSEIRKSGDAFARTCGESITAAFGIGLALLPVTLTGICMLAVAYVSATGLTAYALGALGGVLVVATLVVTQVLGMIVRAALYRYATDGERVGPLAELDPDGIFVDN, from the coding sequence ATGCGCGAACGATATCGCAACGGACTGGCCGTGATCGACGCCAGTCTGGACGTCTTCCGCGCCCGCCCCCGGCTCGCGGTCCTCCCGCTGTTGAGCCTCGCGACGGTCGGAACCGCGTACGCGGCGGTCGGCCTCGCGTTCCTCCACTACGGGCTGCTCGAGGCGGTCCTCGAGAACGAGTTCGTGAAGTACGGCGCGCTGTTCGCCGCTCTCGCGATCTCCTCCGGCGTCGGCGTCTTCTTCAACGCCGCGGTGGTCCACTGCGCGACACGACAGTTCGACGGGGAGGAGACGTCGGTCCGCGACGGCCTCGCCGCCGCGTGGGACGCCCGCCGGGAGATCGCGAAGTGGGGACTCGTCTCCGCGACGATCGGGACCGCCCTCTACATCGCCGAGGACAACGTGCCCGGCGTCGGATCGCTCATCCAGTCGATCCTCAATCTGGGCTGGAGTCTGCTGACGTTCTTCGTCGTCCCGGTGATCGTCACGGACCGAACGGGATCGCTCCGGTCGGAGATCCGGAAGAGCGGCGACGCGTTCGCCCGGACGTGTGGCGAGTCGATCACCGCAGCGTTCGGGATCGGACTGGCGCTGCTTCCGGTCACGTTGACCGGAATCTGCATGCTCGCCGTCGCTTACGTCTCGGCGACGGGCCTCACTGCGTACGCACTCGGTGCGCTCGGCGGCGTCCTCGTCGTCGCGACCCTCGTCGTCACGCAGGTACTGGGCATGATTGTCCGGGCGGCGCTCTACCGGTACGCGACCGACGGCGAGCGCGTCGGACCGCTCGCGGAACTCGATCCGGACGGGATCTTCGTCGATAACTGA
- a CDS encoding lipoyl domain-containing protein: MSTDDDRVAVDTGDVWPEDTDEDEGVVVNWFLSEGAGVEAGDDLCEFQVEKVSVDVPAPTDGTIDEIVLEEDDEFERGAVLAWITPA, encoded by the coding sequence ATGAGTACGGACGACGACCGCGTCGCCGTCGACACCGGCGACGTCTGGCCCGAGGACACCGACGAGGACGAGGGCGTCGTCGTCAACTGGTTCCTAAGCGAGGGCGCCGGCGTTGAGGCGGGCGACGACCTCTGTGAGTTTCAGGTCGAGAAGGTCAGCGTCGACGTCCCGGCGCCGACGGACGGCACGATCGACGAGATCGTCCTCGAGGAAGACGACGAGTTCGAGCGCGGGGCCGTCCTCGCCTGGATCACCCCAGCGTAG
- a CDS encoding long-chain-fatty-acid--CoA ligase: MTNLVTNVADAVEDHGENTAIGFQGSETSYEEFWGQTGAFATALEERGLGADDRVALYLPNVPPFLIAFHGTLRVGGVVVPMNPQYKSREIGHLLGDSEAEVVVALADLVPFVRGVEDETSVEHIVSVGGDAEGATAFEEFLEPGDPGIAERDDDDDAVQPYTSGTTGQPKGVQLTHGNLASNANAASKLIPDGIRPDDKSLGVLPLFHIYGMTVVMNASLFNGGAYYPMASWDAQEAVSLIEDEELTIMHGVPAMYNDVINQPDAEEFDMSSLRLCGVGGSGIPVEVLRQFEELYEPKIYEGYGLTETSPITHFNSPIEGRRVGSIGKTVPGVDSKVVDDDFEDVDPVEEGPVDEEEADLHEITGEIVVAGPNVMKGYYGLPEANEEVFTEEGGRRWFHTGDVGYRDEDGFFYVVDREKHMIVTGGYNVYPREVEELLFEHEDVADAAVAGIPDERRGETVKAFIVRTPDGDVTEDEIKEYCLTNLAEYKHPREVEFVEELPRTTTGKVQKFKLREQDQESEAEAE, translated from the coding sequence ATGACAAATCTTGTCACTAACGTCGCGGACGCCGTCGAGGACCACGGCGAGAACACCGCGATCGGCTTTCAGGGCTCGGAGACGAGCTACGAGGAGTTCTGGGGTCAGACCGGGGCGTTCGCCACCGCGCTCGAGGAACGGGGGCTGGGTGCCGACGATCGGGTCGCGCTCTATCTACCGAACGTGCCGCCGTTTCTCATCGCGTTCCACGGGACGTTGCGGGTCGGCGGCGTCGTCGTGCCGATGAACCCGCAGTACAAGTCCCGCGAGATCGGTCACCTTCTCGGGGACAGCGAGGCCGAGGTCGTCGTCGCGCTGGCCGATCTGGTCCCCTTCGTTCGGGGGGTAGAGGACGAGACGAGCGTCGAACACATCGTCAGCGTCGGCGGCGACGCCGAGGGCGCCACCGCGTTCGAGGAGTTCCTCGAGCCGGGCGATCCCGGGATCGCCGAGCGCGACGACGACGACGACGCCGTCCAGCCGTACACCTCCGGGACGACGGGCCAGCCGAAGGGCGTCCAGCTCACCCACGGGAACCTCGCGTCGAACGCGAACGCGGCGTCGAAACTCATCCCCGACGGGATCCGGCCGGACGACAAATCGCTCGGCGTGTTGCCGCTGTTCCACATCTACGGGATGACCGTCGTGATGAACGCGTCGCTGTTCAACGGCGGCGCCTACTACCCGATGGCCTCGTGGGACGCACAGGAGGCCGTCTCGCTGATCGAGGACGAGGAGCTGACGATTATGCACGGCGTGCCGGCGATGTACAACGACGTCATCAATCAGCCCGACGCCGAGGAGTTCGACATGTCCTCGCTGCGCCTCTGTGGCGTCGGCGGCTCCGGGATCCCGGTCGAGGTCCTGCGCCAGTTCGAGGAGCTCTACGAGCCGAAGATCTACGAGGGGTACGGCCTGACCGAGACCAGTCCGATCACCCACTTCAACAGCCCGATCGAGGGCCGGCGCGTCGGCAGCATCGGCAAGACCGTTCCCGGCGTCGACTCGAAGGTCGTCGACGACGACTTCGAGGACGTGGATCCGGTCGAGGAGGGACCGGTCGACGAGGAGGAGGCCGACCTCCACGAGATCACTGGCGAGATCGTCGTCGCCGGGCCGAACGTGATGAAGGGCTACTACGGCCTGCCCGAGGCCAACGAGGAGGTCTTCACCGAGGAGGGCGGCCGTCGCTGGTTCCACACCGGCGACGTCGGCTACCGCGACGAGGACGGCTTCTTCTACGTCGTCGACCGCGAGAAGCACATGATCGTCACTGGGGGCTACAACGTCTACCCGCGGGAGGTCGAGGAGCTCCTCTTCGAACACGAGGACGTCGCCGACGCCGCCGTCGCGGGCATTCCCGACGAACGTCGCGGCGAGACCGTCAAGGCGTTCATCGTCCGCACGCCCGACGGCGACGTGACCGAGGACGAGATCAAGGAGTACTGTCTGACCAACCTCGCGGAGTACAAACACCCCCGCGAGGTCGAGTTCGTCGAGGAACTACCCCGGACGACCACGGGCAAAGTCCAGAAGTTCAAGCTCCGTGAGCAGGACCAAGAGAGCGAAGCGGAGGCCGAATAA